In Deltaproteobacteria bacterium, the genomic window AACCAAATAGTTTAAATTTGATGGGGAACACACAAGTGTTGTTAATTCCTTTTCGTTTAGAAAAATCTTGAGATGAAATTCTCTTACAATTGTATCTTCAATATTTTCTCTTTTTTTATCGCTAATTTGCACTATGGGAATTCTTGTTGTTTTCATAACTTTTTCTTCTTTATATAATGTATCATAACAAAAAGTTAGAATAATCTCTATATGTAATGTAATAATTAGTTCATTATTATAAAACTGATTATCAATTTTGGTTTTGGAGAGATTTTAAGTTAAATTATGAGTGAGTAAATACAATCTTGTTTTTCTTCTTAAGTGAGTAAATACAATCTTGTTTTTTTTCTTAAGAACAGCTATGGTTCTAACAGGGTTTGTTTTTTTGTAGATTTGTGGTTTTTTGATAGAGGAGGCGTGTATGGGAATATCACGAAGAGGGTTTTTAAAAGGAGCAGCAATAGGCGTTGCCGCGTCCTACCCATTGTTCTTCAAGCAGAAGGCACACGCAAGCATACTCAGCAGTTTTGGTGTTCCGGAACCGGGTAAATATCCAGAGATAAAACCATTTAAGCCAAAAGTTACTCACAACTGGTGTGAGATGTGCTTTTGGGGCTGTGGTATAGATGTGTTTACGGAAAACGGAAGAGTGAGGAAGATAGAGGGCAATCCTTATCATCCATACAACTACGGAAAGGTGTGTGCTCGCGGTAATGCTGGTGTTATGCTTCTGTACGATCCAGATAGGTTAAAAACTCCATTGAAAAGAGTAGGTAAAAGGGGTGAAGGCAAGTGGGAAAAGATTTCATGGGATGAAGCAATAAGCACCGTTGCTAAAGAAATGACAAAAATTAAAGAAAAACATGGTGCAAAAGCTTTAGCCATAGTTCCTCATGGCACGGCCGGACATGCTGCTAAAAGATTGTTTGATGCGATGGGGGCAAAGAACAGTGCGGAGCCTTCCTATTCTTCCTGTAGGGCTTCTCGCCTTATGGGCTGGTTTGGTACATATGGCAAAGATCTTTCTTCTCATGAGTATTATGATATAGCGAACAGTAAATATATTCTTCTTGTGGGTAGAAATATAGCTGAATCGGTAATGATGGGTGATGCTAAAAACCTGGGTATTGCCTTATCCAAACATGCAAAGATCGTTTATGTAGATCCAAGATTTACAAAAACGGCGGCAAAAGCAGATGAATGGTTGCCTATAAAACCAGGCACAGACATGGCTTTTGTTTTGGCTTTGATAAATGTCATTATCAAAGATGCTCTATATAATGCAGATTTCATAGAAAACTATTGTTATGGTTTCTATGAACTGAGAGAGCATGTAGAAAAGTATACTCCTGAATGGGCAGAAAAAGAAACGGATATACCTGCAGCAACAATCAGGAAAATTGCCTGGGAATTAGCTCGTTATGCTCCTTCTTCTGTCGTTATCCCTGCAAGGAGAACATCCCGTTACGGTGATGATACACAGAATGCCAGAGCCATTGCGATATTAAATGCACTTTTGGGAAATTGGGAAATGCCAGGGGGATATTATCATACTACGAAAACTAAAGCTCCCAAAGCACCGTTGCCAAAATTGCCCAAGATAAAGAATTTTGAGCGTGCCGACGGTTGTGGCAAAGGTTCAGATTTTCCTCTTGCTCCTGCATCATTTGGAAGAACGAATGGTCTGGTTAAAGCAATAGCAGAACAAAAACCTTATCCTATTAAGGGCTTGTTCGTTTCTGGTGCAAATCCAGTTATGGATGTGGCGAGACCGGGAGAAACGCTAAAAAAAGCTATTGGAAATTTAGATTTTATTGTGACTGTTGATGTATATCCTACAGAAATGTGTCTCTATTCTGATATTATACTACCTGCATCTACCTATCTGGAAAAATACGGTGATTTAAAAGCAGGCGGTGCTATCCAGCCGTTTATTACCTATAGAGAACCGGCGGTAAAACCCCTATATGATACCAAAGATGAATGGGAAATCTGTAGAATGATTGCCAAAAAAATGGGTTTAGAAGAATATTTTCCTATGAGTATGAAGGAAATTATAGAATACAAATTTTCTAAACTTTCCTTAGAAGAGCAAAAGGAGTTGAAAAAAAATGGTGTAATTGTAAAAGAAGGTGATCCATATAGAAGAGCGCAGGGAAAGAAAATACGGTTTTCTACACCAACCGGCAAGGTTGAGTTGTATTCTACATTGTTTAAGAAACATGGTTATGATCCTTTGCCTGTGTATAAGAGGCCATCATCTCCGCCCAAGGGTTCATATAGGTTTTTGTTTGGACGGGTGTCGGTACATACTCACGCCCGCACCGAAAACAATCCCTGGTTACATGAAACTTATCCTGTAAACAAGCTATGGATAAATAAAGATGAAGCAGGTATGTTGGGTATTAGAAATGGAGATAAAGTAGTACTTGTGCAGGGAAACAAAAAATCTTCATCCATAGAGGCTTATGTTACTTCTCGTATAAGGAAGGATTGTGTATTTATTGCTCATGGGTTCGGTAGATTTTCGCCATTTTTGACCCTTTGTTATGAAAAGGGTGCATTAGATGGGGAATTTGCTTCTGAAGCAGTTGATCCCATAAGTGGTGCCTATGCTTATCATAAAGACAGCTTTGTAAAAATAAAGAAGGCATAAGGAGGGCAAATGAAAGAAAAAGATTATGCAATGGTTCTTGTTCCCGGCAATTGTATAGATTGTAAAGCATGCACCATTGCCTGTAAGGCTCAAAATAAGGTGCCGTTGGGAGAAGAATATTTTAGAACAGAAATTTTGGAAGGAGAGAAAATAGAAAGCGGACAAGTTGAAGGTATAAATTTCATGCCGCTTTTGTGTTTCCACTGTGAAAATGCGCCCTGTATTAGTGTTTGTCCTACATCGGCAAGTTATCATAATGAAGAAGGCATGGTCCTTGTTGATAAAGATAGATGTATTGGTTGTCGGATGTGTATGCTTGCCTGTCCTTACAATGCAAGATACTATAATGAAGATGAGGGTATAGTAGATAAATGCACATTTTGTGTGGAACGTTTGAAGGCAGGCATGGAGCCGGCTTGCGCGTCTACCTGTCCAACAGAAGCCAGGGTATTTGGTGATTTAAATGATAAGAACAGTGAGGTATATAAGCTCTTACATCAGAAGGCAAAAAAAGTATGGCAGCCAAAGGCAAATATGTTAGGTGTAAAACCACGGGTATATTATGTGGAAGTATAAGGAGGACAAATGATGAAAAAATCATTGATTATTATCGCTATTGCAATTTTTCTCTTTATGTTTATAATTTCCTTAAATCAGGCATCTGCTGTTCAACCCTACACTTTTAGTAAGGCAGCATGCGCAGAATACATTACAAAGGGGAAAAAGGCTGTGTCTGAAGGAGACATGGAAATGGCAAGAAATTATTTCAAAAAGGCTATTCAAGAAAATCCCTGGAATGATGTAGCATGGGAGAATTACGATAAGATAATCTCGGGTGGAAAAATAACAGTAAAACCTAAGAAAAAAGCCAAACCAGAGATTGCACCCAAGGAAACGGAAGAGACAGAATTTGAAGGATGTTAAACATAAATTATTTTTATAGGAGGTTTTTATGCGTAGGTATCTGAAATCTGTGTTGCTGGCCTGGTTGGCAGTGGTATTTGTTGCATCTATGAGTTATGCTTGGCCAACTAAGGGAGATTTGGTCAAAATAGCGCAGGAATACATTGCACAGATTACACCAAAAGAGTTAAATGCAGAACTCTCAGAGGCAAAAGCAGGAAAGCTTGTGATTCTAGATGTGAGGGAACCATCAGAGTATAAAGCAGGACATGTTCCCTATGCCAAGAATCTGCCTCGAGGACTTATGGAATTCAAGATTGCGCAACTCGTACCGGACAAGGCTACACCTATCGTTGTTTATTGTAAGTCGGGTGGAAGAGGTTCCTTGGCTACTTTGAGACTTGTGACCATGGGCTATGGAAACGCAAAGAACTTACAGAAAGGTTTTGTATTTGGTTGGAAAAAGGCAGGTTACAAAGTAGAAAAATAGTTTAAGTTTGTAAAAAAGGGACATAACAGTGTTATGTCCCTTTTAATCTTTCATTACCTCATCTATTCTTTTAATAGAGTGTGCTTTTCCTTCTAAATTACATTTTATAAAGACACCGTTTAAGTGCAGGTTTGTTTTGCATGTTTCTAATCTCTTTGGTATTCCGTAGACAATTTTTTCTATTACCTCTTCCTTTTTAAAACCGATTATGCCGTCCAGGCTGCCTGTCATGCCCACATCTGTAATATAAGCTGTATCTTTGCTTAAAATGCGTTCATCTGCAGTTTGCACATGGGTATGCGTGCCTACCACTGCTGTCACTCGTCCATTTAGATACCATCCCATTGCTTCTTTTTCCGATGTTGCTTCAGCATGAAAGTCTATGATTTTTACTTCGGCTTCTATTTCTTGAAGGAGATTGTCTATAGTCTGAAATGGATCGTCAATAGGTTTCATAAATACACGGCCCAAAAGATTTGTCACTAAAACTCTAACCCCTTTAATTTTTAAGATCTTATATTTCCTTCCAGGCAAAGAAGGATGAACATTCAATGGTCTTAAGAGTTTCTGCATCTCATCTATATTTTCAAGTGTTTCTTTTTTGTCCCACACATGATTGCCAGAGGTAAATACATCCGCTAAGTTTTCTAACTCCCTATAGGTCTTTACCGTTATGCCAAACCCGCCGGCTATATTTTCCATGTTTACAATAACCAAATCTGTTTTATATTTCTCAATTAGGCTTGGTATAAAATAGGAAAATACCTTTCTTCCCGGTTTCCCTACAATATCGCCTATAAATAATATCTTTAACTCATCTGGCATAGTCAATCGCCCTTGTTTCTCTGATTACTGTAACTTTTACCTGTCCAGGATAGGTTGTTTTTTCCTCAATCTCTTGAGCGATTTCCTTTGACAATATTACACTCTCTGCATCACTTAAACTTTTCTCTTCTACAATTACTCTCAGTTCCCTTCCTGCCTGCATAGCATAAGCATTTTTTACACCTTCGTGAGAAAGTGCGGTCTTTTCTAATCCATCTAATCTCTTGATGTAATGTTCTAAAATTTCCTTTCTCGCCCCTGGCCTGGCGGCAGAGAGGGTGTCAGCAGCGGCTACCAATACAGATTCAGGGCAGCTGCATTCTACCTCGCCGTGATGAGAAAGTATGGCATTAATTACCTTTTCCGATTCCCCATATTTTTTGGCTATCTCTGCGCCAATTTTAGTATGGCTTCCTCCTACTTCCTGATCTATAGATTTTCCAATGTCATGCAGGAGTCCTGCTCTTCTGGCAAGCTTTTCATCCAATCCTAACTCCGCTGCCATTATACCTGCTAAGTAGGCAACCTCCTGCGAATGGGCAAGTACATTTTGGGTATAGCTGGTACGGAATTTGAGCATGGAGAGGTGTTTTATTATCTCCGGATGTAGATTAGGAATATCTAAATCAAATGTAATCCTTTTTACTTCATCTATCGCTTCTTGATTTAATTCTTCTCTTACTTTTTCTATTATTTCTTCAATTCTCGCGGGATGTATTCTTCCATCAGCAACCAATCTTTCCAGAGCAATTCTTGCTGTTTCCCTGCGTAAAGTGTTGAAACTGGAGATTACTACCACCTCTGGTGTATCATCAATTATTAGATCAACACCTGCTACCTTTTCAAACGTTCTGATATTTCTTCCTTCTCTGCCAATAATTCTTCCTTTCATTTCATCTGAAGGCAAACTGACAGTAGAAACGGTTTTTTCGGCAACAAAACTACCACTCATTCTTTCTATAGCGAGGGAGATAATATTCTGGCTGTGCTTTTCTGCCTCTTCTTTTGCTTTTTCTTCTATATTTTTTATGTAGTTTAATGCCTCTTTTTTCGCTTTTTCCTGCATATTCTTTATGATAATTTCTTTTGCTTTACTTTCAGTTA contains:
- a CDS encoding molybdopterin-dependent oxidoreductase — encoded protein: MGISRRGFLKGAAIGVAASYPLFFKQKAHASILSSFGVPEPGKYPEIKPFKPKVTHNWCEMCFWGCGIDVFTENGRVRKIEGNPYHPYNYGKVCARGNAGVMLLYDPDRLKTPLKRVGKRGEGKWEKISWDEAISTVAKEMTKIKEKHGAKALAIVPHGTAGHAAKRLFDAMGAKNSAEPSYSSCRASRLMGWFGTYGKDLSSHEYYDIANSKYILLVGRNIAESVMMGDAKNLGIALSKHAKIVYVDPRFTKTAAKADEWLPIKPGTDMAFVLALINVIIKDALYNADFIENYCYGFYELREHVEKYTPEWAEKETDIPAATIRKIAWELARYAPSSVVIPARRTSRYGDDTQNARAIAILNALLGNWEMPGGYYHTTKTKAPKAPLPKLPKIKNFERADGCGKGSDFPLAPASFGRTNGLVKAIAEQKPYPIKGLFVSGANPVMDVARPGETLKKAIGNLDFIVTVDVYPTEMCLYSDIILPASTYLEKYGDLKAGGAIQPFITYREPAVKPLYDTKDEWEICRMIAKKMGLEEYFPMSMKEIIEYKFSKLSLEEQKELKKNGVIVKEGDPYRRAQGKKIRFSTPTGKVELYSTLFKKHGYDPLPVYKRPSSPPKGSYRFLFGRVSVHTHARTENNPWLHETYPVNKLWINKDEAGMLGIRNGDKVVLVQGNKKSSSIEAYVTSRIRKDCVFIAHGFGRFSPFLTLCYEKGALDGEFASEAVDPISGAYAYHKDSFVKIKKA
- a CDS encoding 4Fe-4S dicluster domain-containing protein, with the translated sequence MKEKDYAMVLVPGNCIDCKACTIACKAQNKVPLGEEYFRTEILEGEKIESGQVEGINFMPLLCFHCENAPCISVCPTSASYHNEEGMVLVDKDRCIGCRMCMLACPYNARYYNEDEGIVDKCTFCVERLKAGMEPACASTCPTEARVFGDLNDKNSEVYKLLHQKAKKVWQPKANMLGVKPRVYYVEV
- a CDS encoding TIGR00282 family metallophosphoesterase produces the protein MPDELKILFIGDIVGKPGRKVFSYFIPSLIEKYKTDLVIVNMENIAGGFGITVKTYRELENLADVFTSGNHVWDKKETLENIDEMQKLLRPLNVHPSLPGRKYKILKIKGVRVLVTNLLGRVFMKPIDDPFQTIDNLLQEIEAEVKIIDFHAEATSEKEAMGWYLNGRVTAVVGTHTHVQTADERILSKDTAYITDVGMTGSLDGIIGFKKEEVIEKIVYGIPKRLETCKTNLHLNGVFIKCNLEGKAHSIKRIDEVMKD
- the rny gene encoding ribonuclease Y gives rise to the protein MSETGIIVCFFSFLLGIIVTFIYLSQVSKNRKEYSKRIISDAKKDEERILKTAQLEAKEYLIKAKSDFEEEVKEKRREMQKRENRLQFKERGLDKRQILMEEKFEKLQKEALLLEEKEKIAERESKKIEQLSLEWRQKLQEIAGITESKAKEIIIKNMQEKAKKEALNYIKNIEEKAKEEAEKHSQNIISLAIERMSGSFVAEKTVSTVSLPSDEMKGRIIGREGRNIRTFEKVAGVDLIIDDTPEVVVISSFNTLRRETARIALERLVADGRIHPARIEEIIEKVREELNQEAIDEVKRITFDLDIPNLHPEIIKHLSMLKFRTSYTQNVLAHSQEVAYLAGIMAAELGLDEKLARRAGLLHDIGKSIDQEVGGSHTKIGAEIAKKYGESEKVINAILSHHGEVECSCPESVLVAAADTLSAARPGARKEILEHYIKRLDGLEKTALSHEGVKNAYAMQAGRELRVIVEEKSLSDAESVILSKEIAQEIEEKTTYPGQVKVTVIRETRAIDYAR